TACACCACCGTCGCTCGCAGCGGACTGGAGTCTCTTCCCGTCTGCCAGCAACGTGGCGGATTCTATAGTGTTCCTCAAACCAGGCACGAGCAGTTTTCCATCTTTGGGCCAGTCGAATACATGGAGATAGAGCGTGGTGCTGTCGCCCGAAACTTTCTTCGTGCACCGTCCCCAGTCCAACTGCTTGAACGGGCTGCCGGCAGTTCCATAGATGGACTCGCCATTCACCTTCATCCAGCTGCCGATTTCCTTCAGCCGCTCCACCGAGCCCGCGGGAATTAGGCCTTCGCCCGTTGGTCCTACATTGAGAAGGAAGTTGCCGCTCTTGCTGGCGATATCGATCAGATTGCGAACGAGTGTTTCAGTGGGCTTCCAGTTTTCGTCGCCCAAGTAGTATCCCCAATGCCGGTTCAGAGTCATGCAGGTTTCCCATGGATCGGGATAGCCGCCTTCCGGGATATTCTGTTCCGCTACTCGATAGTCGCCCATCCGGTTCCCAACACGCTGGTTGACAATGGTGTTCGGCTGTAGGCTGTGCACCAGGCGGAGAAGTTCTTCGCTCTGCGCGCGGGATATTTTTTCAGGCGTGTCGAACCACAAGATGCTCGGCTGATACTGCGTTAGCAGTTCCTTGATCTGCGGCTTGACCTTGCGCTCGAAGTATTTCGTAAAATCTTTCTTGCTCTCGTCCGGATAATCCCACGTGTTGCTTCGATAGCCGTCGCGGGTAGGCACATCAGGATCTTGCCAGTCACGCCCGAGCGAGTAATAAACACCGAACTTAAGCCCCTGCCGGCGCGCCGCATCCGCCAGTTCCTGGATGGGGTCACGCGCAAACGGCGTTCGGATCACAATGTTATAGTTCGAGGACTTGCTGTTGAACATCGCAAAGCCGTCATGGTGCTTGGACGTTATCACCATGTACTTCATCCCAGCGTCCTTCGCGATGCGCACCCATTCATCGGCGTTGAACTTTTCGGGGTCGAACTCATCGGCGATCTTCTCGTACTCGCGGAGAGGTATCTGCAAGTGCCGCATCATGTGCTCGGTCTTGCCGTCCTTCCCGTTGTACTGACAACCGTTTTGGGAGTAGAGCCCCCAATGAATGAACATGCCGAAACGCGCATCATTAAACCATTCCATGCGCTTGGCCACTTCTTCCACAGGATCAAGCTTTATAAGCGAACGGTCAGCATGAGCGTCGCCAGTATCGACCGGCGTAGCGGCATTCTGGCCGATGGCACACAGGCTTAGTATTACGACAAAAAGTAGAGCTTTTACGAACCTAATCATCACTTCCTCCGAACCTTTGTAAAACTGGATTTCAGAACCTGACAGGCGTTACAACCTGGAATTCACGCTTACCGCAGCAGAGCCGACGCGCACCATAAGACGGGCGCTTGGCCGTGAAAATCGCCTGTTCTCCGCTTGCGCGCGAGGTAATAACCCATGTCGTTCTTCTTGTTGGTCCCTTCGCAAACGTTGGTGACGTCCGAGTTCTGGTCGATGTAACCGACCAGTGCCAGCCATCCGGTTCGCGCCGCAAGGCCGTAGGTGTCTTCATCCAGCCAGCCGCTCTTGACGCCGGTAATCATCGCGAACGTAAACATGCCCGTGCTGGATGTTTCAGGCCAGGATTCCGGCTTGTCGATCAACTGCCGCCACATGCCATCCTTTCCCTGGAAGTCCAAAAGCGACTTCATCATCTTTTGATAGCCGCTCATGATTCGGGCGCGCCTGGGATGGTCTGCCGGGAGGGAGCGCAACAACTCCGCCATTCCTGCCGCGACCCAGCCGTTTCCGCGTCCCCAGAAAAATGGCACATCGGGTGCGTGATAGAACAGGCCATTTGGCTGCTGAAGCTTGTCGAGGTACACAGACATCTCCAACGCTGCCCGGTCGAGATATTTCTTGTCCCCAGTGGCCCGATACGCCTGTACCTGAAGAGCCGTGATCATATACATGTCATCGATCCAGAAGCGCGTCTCCTTGGTCAATCCGTCAGGAGTTGGCTCCTCCCACTGGCGGTCGGCAATTGCCTGTCCCATCTCGAGATATTTCTGCTCCTTTGTGTACATGTACATCTGGAGCGGCAAGGCGCCGAACACGGAAGCATCCACGTGACGAGACTTAGGGATGAGCCTGGATTCCGGCTCTGTGAAGAGCGGATCGAAGCGCTTGATCAATCCCGCGGCGAGTTGTTTGTCGCCAGTTAGTTCTGCGAAGGTCATGCCGCCGTACCAGGAACAGGTCTCGGGATAACCGATCTGCTTCGGCCACATATGCGGGCTTGTGACAAAGTGCTCCGCAACACGTTTGCCAACCTCTTCCGGTGCTGTACCATCAGGCCAGTTGGTGAAGTGCTTTTGCTGGGCTGTGACGAGTTGGGAATTCAGCAGAATTAGTCCTACAATCAGGAACATTAGTACTTGGAAATGTCTCCGCATATGGCCTGTTCTTTCGCGATTTCAGAGTAGTGGAATCCGGAACATCAATGTATCCTAATGTGAACAGAAATTTCCAAATTACTTCTGAATGCTGCACCATCGCTCCAGTGGAATGCAACTTGAGTTTTTGCTGAGGCAAACGAATGAGTGACGAAGATTTCAAGCTGAACGACGAGACTGGGCTCGGCCTATCGCGTCGAAGCTTTCTGAAATTGGGTGCCGCGACTGCGGCCGTTCAAATCGCCGGTCCCCGGATGGTGGCAATCGGGGGGAAAGAAGTTCCGGTGTACGGACCGGGCAAAGTGCCGGTGACGCTGG
The nucleotide sequence above comes from Clostridia bacterium. Encoded proteins:
- a CDS encoding alpha-L-fucosidase, with the protein product MIRFVKALLFVVILSLCAIGQNAATPVDTGDAHADRSLIKLDPVEEVAKRMEWFNDARFGMFIHWGLYSQNGCQYNGKDGKTEHMMRHLQIPLREYEKIADEFDPEKFNADEWVRIAKDAGMKYMVITSKHHDGFAMFNSKSSNYNIVIRTPFARDPIQELADAARRQGLKFGVYYSLGRDWQDPDVPTRDGYRSNTWDYPDESKKDFTKYFERKVKPQIKELLTQYQPSILWFDTPEKISRAQSEELLRLVHSLQPNTIVNQRVGNRMGDYRVAEQNIPEGGYPDPWETCMTLNRHWGYYLGDENWKPTETLVRNLIDIASKSGNFLLNVGPTGEGLIPAGSVERLKEIGSWMKVNGESIYGTAGSPFKQLDWGRCTKKVSGDSTTLYLHVFDWPKDGKLLVPGLRNTIESATLLADGKRLQSAASDGGVVLSLPATAPDKISSTVVLKFKGAPVIK
- a CDS encoding glycoside hydrolase family 88 protein, producing MFLIVGLILLNSQLVTAQQKHFTNWPDGTAPEEVGKRVAEHFVTSPHMWPKQIGYPETCSWYGGMTFAELTGDKQLAAGLIKRFDPLFTEPESRLIPKSRHVDASVFGALPLQMYMYTKEQKYLEMGQAIADRQWEEPTPDGLTKETRFWIDDMYMITALQVQAYRATGDKKYLDRAALEMSVYLDKLQQPNGLFYHAPDVPFFWGRGNGWVAAGMAELLRSLPADHPRRARIMSGYQKMMKSLLDFQGKDGMWRQLIDKPESWPETSSTGMFTFAMITGVKSGWLDEDTYGLAARTGWLALVGYIDQNSDVTNVCEGTNKKNDMGYYLARKRRTGDFHGQAPVLWCASALLR